A genomic region of Xanthomonas fragariae contains the following coding sequences:
- a CDS encoding dihydrodipicolinate synthase family protein yields the protein MNIAAFWHGVLPAITTPFTASGEIDHDFLAKHANALVDAGCTAIVPLGSLGEAATLSLEDKLAILRTLVTALNGRVPVVPGIASLATGEAVALAKAAKNIGCGGLMVLPPYVYSTDWREMGAHVRAVITATDLPVILYNNPVAYKTDFGPSQIAELAAEFPNLQAVKESSGDVRRFAALQELLGDRLALLVGMDDAIVEGLSMGAKGWIAGLVNAYPNESVRLFELARDGGYPAAKELYDWFLPLLRLDTVPKFVQLIKLVQEKVGLGSERVRAPRLVVDGAEREAALKVIDHAIATAPKL from the coding sequence ATGAATATTGCTGCGTTCTGGCACGGCGTATTGCCGGCCATCACCACCCCGTTCACCGCCTCTGGCGAGATCGACCACGACTTCCTCGCCAAGCATGCCAATGCGCTGGTGGATGCCGGTTGCACCGCAATCGTGCCGCTGGGCTCGCTGGGCGAGGCGGCGACGTTGAGCCTAGAAGACAAGTTGGCGATCCTGCGCACGTTGGTCACCGCATTGAACGGCCGCGTGCCGGTGGTGCCGGGCATCGCCAGCCTGGCGACGGGCGAAGCGGTGGCGCTGGCGAAGGCGGCCAAAAACATCGGCTGCGGCGGCTTGATGGTGTTGCCGCCATACGTATATTCCACCGACTGGCGCGAGATGGGCGCACATGTACGCGCGGTGATCACGGCGACCGATCTGCCGGTGATCCTGTACAACAACCCGGTGGCCTACAAAACCGATTTCGGCCCGTCGCAGATCGCCGAGCTGGCAGCCGAATTCCCCAATCTGCAGGCAGTCAAGGAATCTTCCGGCGATGTACGCCGCTTCGCCGCGCTGCAGGAATTGCTCGGCGATCGCCTGGCGTTGCTGGTCGGCATGGACGACGCCATCGTCGAAGGTCTGAGCATGGGCGCCAAGGGTTGGATCGCCGGCCTGGTCAATGCCTATCCCAACGAATCGGTGCGCTTGTTCGAACTCGCCCGCGATGGCGGTTACCCGGCTGCCAAGGAACTGTACGACTGGTTCCTGCCGTTGCTGCGCCTGGATACCGTGCCCAAGTTCGTGCAGTTGATCAAACTGGTGCAGGAGAAAGTGGGCCTGGGCAGCGAACGCGTACGTGCGCCGCGGCTGGTGGTCGACGGTGCCGAGCGCGAGGCTGCGTTGAAGGTCATCGACCACGCCATCGCCACCGCGCCGAAGCTGTAA